From Natronocella acetinitrilica, a single genomic window includes:
- the mutS gene encoding DNA mismatch repair protein MutS → MMQQFLRIKAEHPDILLFYRMGDFYELFYDDARRAARLLDITLTARGQSAGEPIPMAGVPYHSADNYLARLVRLGESVAICEQVGDPATAKGPVERRVTRIVTPGTLTEDALLPERQSNLLAAVVSTEGHHGLAVLELSGGRFSVQELQGDGALAAEIERLRPAEILYDEDQGAPAILGDRAGLTRRAPWHFEIETCRRLLNAQFGTRDLSGFGCEAMELAIRAAGSLLQYVSDTQRAAMPHIRALKVERQDEAVIIDAASRRNLELERNLGGGQEHTLAWVLDSTVTAMGSRMLRRWINRPLRDRSVIRQRHDALDLLLARRDFEPLRELLRGIADLERIVARIALRSARPRDLEGLRLGLERLPHMQAGLPAAEDTPLADLAERLQPQPATAHHLREAIIDNPPTVLRDGGVIANGFDAELDELRGLSRNADGYLLELESREREATGIANLKVNYNRVHGFYIEVSKANAAAVPERYIRRQTLKGAERYITPELKAFEDKVLSARERALAREKALYELLLDSLNEVLEPLQRAAGAVAELDTLCALAERSESLNYVRPGLTDEPGIVIEEGRHPVVERVLSTSFVPNDSRLSDDRRMLIVTGPNMGGKSTYMRQVALITLLACMGSHVPAKRATLGPVDRIFTRIGASDDLAGGRSTFMVEMTETANILNNATDQSLVLLDEIGRGTSTFDGLSLAWASAAWLARRLRSFTLFATHYFEMTSLPEQFPAVANVHLDAVEHDDRIVFLHALKDGPANQSYGLQVAALAGIPGEVIASAREKLARLEQDNRAVAPGTGGQLALFNTPAPDPLRDRLRDLDPDELTPRQALELMYALRTLADKQP, encoded by the coding sequence ATGATGCAGCAGTTTCTGCGCATCAAGGCGGAGCATCCGGACATCCTGCTGTTCTACAGGATGGGGGACTTCTACGAGCTGTTCTACGACGACGCCAGGCGAGCCGCCCGACTGCTCGACATCACCCTCACGGCCCGCGGCCAGTCCGCCGGGGAGCCGATCCCCATGGCCGGTGTTCCCTACCATTCCGCCGACAACTACCTGGCGCGACTGGTTCGCCTGGGGGAATCCGTGGCGATCTGCGAGCAGGTGGGCGACCCTGCCACCGCAAAGGGCCCGGTGGAGCGCCGGGTCACCCGCATTGTCACCCCGGGGACGCTGACCGAGGATGCGCTGCTTCCGGAACGGCAGAGCAATCTGCTGGCGGCGGTGGTGTCAACGGAAGGCCATCACGGACTTGCAGTGCTGGAGCTCTCCGGCGGCCGCTTCTCGGTGCAGGAGTTGCAGGGTGACGGGGCCCTGGCGGCGGAAATCGAACGCCTGCGCCCGGCGGAAATCCTCTATGACGAGGACCAGGGTGCGCCCGCCATTCTGGGTGATCGCGCAGGCCTCACCCGCCGCGCCCCCTGGCATTTCGAGATCGAAACCTGCCGCCGACTGCTGAACGCCCAGTTCGGCACCCGTGACCTGTCCGGCTTCGGCTGCGAGGCCATGGAGCTCGCCATTCGGGCTGCGGGCAGCCTGCTGCAATATGTGTCTGACACCCAACGGGCCGCCATGCCACACATCCGGGCGCTGAAGGTGGAACGGCAGGACGAGGCGGTAATCATCGACGCCGCCAGTCGTCGTAATCTGGAGCTTGAGCGCAATCTTGGCGGGGGGCAGGAGCACACCCTGGCCTGGGTGCTGGACTCCACCGTCACCGCCATGGGCTCCCGCATGCTGCGGCGCTGGATCAACCGGCCACTGCGTGATCGCAGCGTGATCCGGCAGCGCCATGACGCGCTGGATCTGCTTCTGGCCAGGCGGGACTTCGAGCCGCTGCGGGAACTGCTACGCGGCATTGCCGACCTTGAGCGTATCGTCGCCCGCATCGCGCTGCGCTCGGCCCGGCCCCGCGACCTGGAGGGGCTGCGTCTGGGTCTTGAGCGCCTGCCCCACATGCAGGCCGGCCTGCCTGCTGCGGAAGACACTCCGCTGGCTGATCTCGCGGAACGATTGCAGCCACAACCTGCCACCGCCCACCACCTGCGCGAGGCGATCATCGACAATCCGCCCACGGTGCTCCGCGACGGCGGCGTGATTGCCAACGGTTTCGATGCCGAGCTGGATGAACTGCGCGGCCTGAGCCGCAATGCCGATGGCTACCTGCTGGAACTTGAGTCCCGCGAGCGCGAGGCGACCGGCATCGCCAACCTGAAGGTCAACTACAACCGCGTCCACGGTTTTTACATCGAAGTCAGCAAGGCCAATGCCGCCGCGGTTCCCGAGCGCTATATCCGTCGTCAGACGTTGAAGGGCGCGGAACGCTACATCACGCCGGAACTCAAGGCTTTCGAGGACAAGGTATTGAGTGCCCGGGAGCGCGCCCTGGCGCGGGAGAAGGCGCTCTACGAATTACTGCTGGACAGCCTGAACGAGGTGCTGGAGCCTTTGCAGCGCGCGGCCGGGGCCGTCGCGGAACTGGATACGCTCTGCGCACTGGCCGAGCGCTCCGAGTCGCTGAATTACGTGCGTCCGGGGCTCACCGATGAGCCGGGCATCGTGATCGAGGAAGGCCGCCATCCGGTGGTCGAGCGTGTCCTCTCCACCTCATTCGTGCCCAATGACTCCCGGCTCTCCGACGATCGCCGGATGCTGATCGTTACCGGTCCGAACATGGGTGGCAAATCCACTTATATGCGGCAGGTGGCGCTGATCACCCTACTCGCCTGCATGGGCAGCCACGTGCCTGCGAAGCGCGCAACCCTTGGCCCGGTGGACCGCATCTTCACCCGTATCGGCGCCTCCGACGATCTGGCGGGCGGGCGATCCACGTTCATGGTGGAGATGACGGAAACCGCGAACATCCTCAACAACGCCACGGACCAGAGCCTGGTACTGCTGGACGAAATCGGCCGCGGCACCAGCACCTTCGACGGCCTGTCCCTGGCCTGGGCGTCCGCTGCCTGGCTGGCGAGGCGGCTGCGGTCGTTCACGCTCTTCGCCACCCATTACTTCGAGATGACCAGCCTGCCGGAGCAGTTCCCGGCCGTGGCAAACGTGCATCTGGACGCCGTGGAGCATGATGACCGCATTGTCTTTCTGCATGCCCTGAAGGACGGCCCTGCCAACCAGAGCTATGGCCTGCAGGTGGCGGCCCTGGCCGGCATACCCGGCGAGGTGATCGCCTCGGCCAGAGAAAAGCTGGCGCGACTCGAGCAGGACAACCGCGCCGTGGCTCCGGGCACGGGCGGGCAACTCGCCCTGTTCAACACCCCGGCACCCGATCCATTACGGGACAGGCTGCGTGACCTGGACCCGGATGAGCTCACCCCCAGGCAGGCGCTGGAACTCATGTATGCCCTCAGGACCCTGGCCGACAAACAACCCTGA
- the fdxA gene encoding ferredoxin FdxA, with protein MTFVVTENCIKCKYTDCVEVCPVDCFHEGPNYLVIDPDECIDCTLCEPECPAEAIVSEDDLPADQHHFLALNAELSQEWPVITEQRDPPADAEEWDGKPDKLKLLER; from the coding sequence ATGACCTTTGTCGTCACGGAAAACTGCATCAAGTGCAAATACACGGATTGCGTGGAAGTCTGCCCCGTGGACTGTTTCCATGAAGGGCCGAACTACCTGGTGATCGATCCCGACGAGTGCATCGACTGCACCCTGTGCGAACCGGAGTGCCCGGCGGAGGCCATTGTCTCCGAGGATGATCTACCTGCAGACCAGCACCATTTCCTGGCCCTGAATGCGGAGCTCTCCCAGGAGTGGCCGGTCATCACGGAACAAAGGGATCCCCCGGCGGATGCCGAGGAATGGGACGGCAAACCGGACAAGCTCAAGCTGCTGGAACGCTAG
- a CDS encoding DsbC family protein — protein sequence MKTLSRLVIGSLALLLFTAASANDEVRERIEQRMAEAGVNAEIQQLAESPIPGLYMVMLDGQVLYFSEDGRYLVQGEMLDLEARRPVADTMREGMRAERLAAYDTDNMIIYPAQGETEHVVTVFTDIDCPFCQRMHRNIGDYTALGIEVRYIQFPRAGVNSASYHKAVSVWCADDQQDAMNRAKAGDTMQRSDCDNPVADQLDLARELGVDATPTFISEHGVVQRGLVDAQALKALLDETAR from the coding sequence ATGAAGACGTTATCAAGACTCGTGATCGGCAGCCTTGCCCTGTTGCTGTTCACGGCTGCAAGCGCCAACGACGAGGTGCGCGAACGCATCGAGCAACGCATGGCAGAGGCCGGCGTCAATGCCGAGATACAGCAGCTTGCGGAATCACCGATTCCGGGCCTCTACATGGTGATGCTCGATGGCCAGGTACTGTACTTCTCCGAAGATGGCCGTTACCTGGTGCAGGGCGAGATGCTTGATCTCGAAGCCCGCCGGCCGGTGGCGGACACCATGCGGGAAGGGATGCGCGCCGAACGCCTGGCAGCCTACGATACCGACAACATGATCATCTACCCGGCGCAGGGCGAAACCGAGCATGTGGTGACGGTGTTCACCGACATCGACTGCCCATTCTGCCAGCGCATGCACCGCAATATCGGGGATTACACTGCACTGGGCATCGAGGTGCGCTACATACAGTTTCCCCGGGCGGGCGTGAATTCCGCCTCCTACCACAAGGCGGTCTCCGTCTGGTGTGCCGATGATCAGCAGGACGCGATGAATCGCGCCAAGGCCGGTGACACCATGCAGCGCAGCGACTGTGACAATCCTGTGGCCGACCAGCTTGATCTTGCCCGGGAGCTCGGTGTGGATGCGACGCCCACGTTCATCAGCGAGCATGGGGTGGTGCAGCGCGGTCTCGTCGACGCCCAGGCACTGAAAGCCCTGCTGGACGAGACCGCACGGTAG
- the xerD gene encoding site-specific tyrosine recombinase XerD translates to MERVVDRFLDALWVERGLSRQTLSAYGSDLRAFGRWLEARDGALLTASREDVLGYLAVKVQAGAKPRSTARLLSSLRRFYRWQIREGRLQVDPTTDVAAPRLGRPLPEALGESDVEALLMAPDTSDPLGLRDRAMLELLYATGLRVSELVGLAVTQLGLRQGVVRVIGKGDKERLVPMGEEAQGWVEEYLGHGRPALMGARQSNDLFVTARGAAMTRQGFWYRIKHYAAVAGVRGSLSPHTLRHSFATHLINHGADLRVVQLLLGHSDLSTTQIYTHVARHRLQDLHRLHHPRG, encoded by the coding sequence ATGGAACGCGTCGTTGACAGGTTTCTCGATGCGCTCTGGGTGGAACGGGGTCTCAGCCGACAGACCCTGTCTGCCTACGGCAGCGATCTGCGTGCCTTCGGCCGCTGGCTTGAGGCGCGAGACGGGGCGCTGCTCACCGCATCGAGAGAGGACGTGCTCGGTTATCTCGCGGTGAAAGTCCAGGCCGGTGCCAAGCCACGCAGTACCGCACGCCTGTTATCCAGCCTGCGCCGCTTCTATCGCTGGCAGATCCGGGAAGGGCGGCTGCAGGTTGACCCCACCACGGACGTCGCCGCCCCGCGTCTGGGCCGCCCATTGCCTGAGGCTCTGGGTGAGTCCGATGTCGAGGCGCTGCTGATGGCCCCCGACACCTCCGATCCGCTGGGTCTGCGGGATCGGGCCATGCTCGAACTGCTCTATGCCACGGGTCTGCGCGTCTCGGAGCTGGTCGGCCTGGCGGTAACCCAACTCGGTTTGCGCCAGGGGGTCGTTCGTGTCATCGGCAAGGGTGACAAGGAGCGTCTCGTACCCATGGGGGAGGAGGCACAGGGTTGGGTCGAGGAGTACCTCGGCCACGGCCGTCCGGCGCTGATGGGTGCGCGTCAAAGTAACGACCTGTTCGTCACGGCCCGCGGTGCCGCCATGACACGACAGGGCTTCTGGTATCGTATCAAGCACTATGCTGCCGTTGCGGGGGTGCGTGGCTCACTCTCGCCCCACACCCTGCGGCATTCCTTTGCGACCCATCTGATCAATCATGGTGCCGACCTGCGCGTGGTACAGTTGCTGCTCGGTCACAGCGACCTCTCGACAACGCAGATCTATACCCACGTTGCCCGGCACAGGCTGCAGGACCTGCATCGTCTGCACCATCCCCGAGGGTGA
- a CDS encoding slipin family protein translates to METILLVLGAAVVALVASAIRVLREYERGVIFQLGRFWKVKGPGLIIVIPIIQQMVRIDLRTVVMDVPSQDVISKDNVSVAVNAVLYFRVVDPQRTVINVEDYFAATSQLAQTTLRSVLGQHDLDEMLAERDKLNSDIQAILDEQTDAWGIKVLNVEIKHVDINETMIRAIAQQAEAERSRRAKIIHAEGEMQAAQKLQDAANILSGNPQALQLRYLQTLSSIAGEQNSTIVFPVPIEMMTAFGAQVGKAQRKQGDDDKG, encoded by the coding sequence ATGGAAACGATTCTCCTCGTCCTCGGCGCGGCAGTCGTCGCGCTTGTGGCGTCAGCGATTCGCGTACTGCGGGAATACGAGCGCGGTGTCATCTTCCAGCTCGGTCGATTCTGGAAGGTCAAGGGGCCCGGTCTGATCATCGTGATCCCGATCATCCAGCAGATGGTGCGTATCGATCTGCGAACGGTGGTCATGGACGTTCCCAGCCAGGACGTCATCTCCAAGGACAACGTGTCGGTCGCGGTCAATGCGGTGTTGTACTTCCGCGTTGTCGATCCGCAGCGCACGGTGATCAATGTCGAGGATTACTTTGCCGCCACCAGCCAGCTTGCCCAGACCACGCTGCGCTCCGTGCTCGGTCAGCATGACCTGGACGAGATGCTTGCAGAGCGGGATAAGCTGAACAGCGATATCCAGGCCATTCTTGACGAGCAGACCGATGCCTGGGGTATCAAGGTACTCAATGTCGAGATCAAGCACGTGGACATCAACGAGACAATGATCCGTGCCATTGCCCAGCAGGCCGAGGCAGAGCGGAGCCGGCGGGCGAAGATCATCCATGCCGAGGGTGAGATGCAGGCCGCGCAAAAGCTGCAGGATGCGGCGAACATACTCTCCGGCAACCCCCAGGCACTGCAGCTTCGCTATCTGCAGACCCTGAGCAGCATCGCCGGCGAGCAGAATTCCACCATCGTCTTCCCGGTCCCCATAGAAATGATGACTGCCTTTGGTGCCCAGGTTGGCAAGGCCCAGCGCAAGCAGGGGGATGACGACAAGGGCTGA
- the rlmM gene encoding 23S rRNA (cytidine(2498)-2'-O)-methyltransferase RlmM — MQEPATRNIVEFEARSLLMLCRAGFEGDAAAEVMAIAEDTAGVAGYCETRSGTGWLQFHAVTGSINTLLNARPDWRDWVFTRQCISLITRIDQLPPGDRVAAILEQLPDSPREFAGLQIDFPDTNDGKSLSRFCRSFAGPMRKGLAQAGHGLGNGASAALHLFFVDSATVFLGLGRPGVTCPWPAGIPRLKMPRAAPSRSTLKLEEALKVFLSPEEQLARIRPGRHAVDLGAAPGGWTWQLTQRGMRVQAVDNGLMDAQLMETGLVDHVRGDAFRYRPSRPVDLMVCDVVEQPMRIARLMGQWFARGDCREAIFNLKLPMKRRYQHVLDCLEAFHAAANGESSAISVRTRQLYHDREEVTVHARVTRRG, encoded by the coding sequence ATGCAAGAGCCAGCTACCCGAAACATTGTCGAATTCGAGGCCAGAAGCCTGCTGATGCTCTGCAGGGCAGGCTTTGAAGGTGATGCGGCGGCCGAGGTCATGGCTATCGCTGAAGATACCGCAGGCGTCGCTGGCTACTGTGAAACCCGGTCAGGAACTGGCTGGCTCCAATTTCACGCGGTGACCGGCAGCATCAACACGCTGCTGAATGCCAGACCCGACTGGCGGGACTGGGTTTTCACCCGACAATGCATCTCGTTGATCACCCGCATCGATCAGCTACCCCCGGGTGATCGCGTGGCCGCCATTCTCGAACAGTTGCCTGACTCACCCCGCGAATTCGCCGGACTGCAAATCGACTTCCCGGACACCAACGACGGCAAGTCGCTGTCGCGGTTCTGTCGCAGCTTCGCGGGCCCCATGCGCAAGGGTCTCGCGCAGGCCGGTCATGGGCTTGGCAATGGGGCAAGCGCAGCACTGCACCTGTTCTTCGTCGATTCCGCCACGGTGTTCCTGGGCCTGGGGCGCCCGGGTGTAACCTGCCCCTGGCCGGCGGGCATCCCCCGCTTGAAAATGCCCAGGGCCGCACCCAGCCGCTCTACCCTCAAACTCGAGGAAGCCCTCAAGGTGTTTCTCTCTCCTGAAGAACAGCTCGCCCGTATCAGGCCAGGGCGCCATGCGGTTGACCTGGGCGCAGCCCCCGGCGGCTGGACATGGCAACTGACCCAGCGAGGCATGCGGGTACAGGCCGTGGACAACGGCCTGATGGATGCTCAGCTGATGGAAACCGGTCTTGTTGATCATGTTCGCGGCGATGCGTTCCGTTATCGCCCGTCACGACCAGTTGATCTTATGGTCTGCGACGTGGTGGAACAGCCAATGCGAATCGCGCGGCTGATGGGGCAATGGTTCGCGCGCGGCGATTGCCGGGAAGCAATCTTCAATCTCAAGCTGCCGATGAAGCGCCGCTACCAACATGTGCTGGACTGCCTGGAAGCATTCCACGCCGCCGCCAATGGCGAGTCATCAGCGATCTCAGTGCGCACCCGGCAGCTCTACCACGATCGCGAGGAAGTCACAGTCCACGCACGGGTTACCCGGCGCGGCTGA
- a CDS encoding 7-cyano-7-deazaguanine/7-aminomethyl-7-deazaguanine transporter: protein MNLPADHSRDPFLPGSRRLYFVLASLHVLVIAASNYLVQIPFQIFGFHTTWGALSFPLIFVVTDLTVRIYGKELARRVILSVMFPALVLSYVFSVLFQGGAFQGFGNLSEFNLFVARIAFASFLAYFVGQLLDANVFDRIRGFGPWWFAPAVSTMLANAVDTAMFFSAAFYRSPDPFMAANWVEIALVDYVFKLGFSILFFLPIYKLALNRMTRQIPAAA, encoded by the coding sequence ATGAATCTGCCAGCCGATCATTCCCGTGACCCCTTCCTGCCGGGTTCCCGACGGCTGTACTTCGTGCTGGCCAGTCTGCATGTGCTGGTGATCGCGGCCAGTAACTATCTGGTGCAGATCCCGTTTCAGATCTTCGGTTTCCATACCACCTGGGGGGCGTTGTCCTTTCCGCTGATCTTCGTGGTGACCGACCTCACGGTTCGTATCTACGGAAAGGAGTTGGCTCGCCGGGTGATTCTCAGCGTGATGTTCCCGGCCCTGGTGCTGTCCTACGTATTCTCGGTACTGTTCCAGGGCGGTGCCTTCCAGGGCTTCGGCAACCTGAGCGAGTTCAACCTGTTCGTTGCCCGCATCGCCTTTGCCAGTTTCCTCGCCTACTTCGTCGGCCAGTTGCTGGATGCCAACGTGTTCGACCGCATTCGCGGCTTTGGTCCCTGGTGGTTTGCCCCCGCGGTCTCAACCATGCTGGCCAACGCCGTGGATACGGCGATGTTCTTCTCGGCCGCGTTCTACCGCAGCCCCGACCCCTTCATGGCGGCCAACTGGGTGGAGATAGCGCTGGTGGACTACGTGTTCAAGCTGGGCTTCAGCATCCTGTTCTTCCTGCCGATCTACAAACTGGCGCTGAACCGCATGACGCGGCAGATACCCGCTGCCGCCTGA